The Candidatus Bathyarchaeota archaeon genomic interval GGCTTCGGTAACATGAAACTGAAACCGCCTCACCCTCTGCCTGTAGAGTGTCACCTCTTCAATGAACCTGCCTATAGTGTCATCTGATGGTTTAAACCTGTCAAGGCCCAGCATCCGTCTAACATAATCGGCAACTACAAGGGTTAGGGCTTGGGCGGTACCTCCTGCTGGTCGAATGGGCCCCGCAAAATATACTGCGAGATAGCTCGTCTTGTCAGAGTTCTGTTTTATTTTTATTTCTGGGATGCCTTGAATAGGGGCTACAGTGACCCCCTCGGTCACAATGGCGAGGGCCGTTCGAACCGCCTGGTCAGCCGCGTCTATTGCTTCGAGCCTCCCAAATCGTCCTTCCACGATTTCACCTGCGATTTTAAAGGCCATGGCACGACGGTCCATACCCTCGAGCTCGCGCATTCTGTCCCTGATGCCTGAAGGACCAATGAGCTTTTCAATGCGCTCAGCGATATCATGAGTGATCTGAGGTTCGGGCTCAAGGCTAGGGTCTAGACCATTCCTTTTTGCATTACGAGCTACATCGTATAGATCGTTAAGCCCGTCTACTAAGGAGTCAAAATATTCCGCGGCTTCGGAGGACATTGAGATTTTTGTCAATGTAGACTCTCCGCTATTCGGGGCTATGGATTCTGCAGAGCATGATAGTGGGCCACTTTTCAAGCTCCCGGCCTGTCGATGAAATATAAGCCTCAGACGCGATCCCGCTTCTCTTCCCGACGCACTCCTTGCAGCGAACATGGCGCACGTCTGATGGACCATCGCAACTCCCGCAGTTCAATAAGAGCGTGTTCCCAAGCCCCCTGAGGGGGGTCCAAGAGTACTCATTTTCTTCGTAAACTGGTTCAAAATCGGGCCAAACGTCATATAACCGGGGCTTCAGAAGGACCTTTTTAAGTGCATTAAAGAAGCTCTCGAATGAGGTCAGAGTATCACCTAAACTCTATACTAGACACTATCTCGTTTATGCTTTCCCTGACTAGCCTATTCTCTTCAACTAGATTTCCTGTAACAATAATGTCAGCACCCGCATCAACGGCCTTTTTAGCCATAGATGCGTTTCTAATTCCCCCCCCAACAATAAGAGGCACGTCTAGTTGGTTCTTCACAACTTTTATCATAGTGGAAGGGACAGGAGCCTTAGCCCCCGACCCTGCCTCAAGGTATATGAAACGGGTACCAAGCATCTGGGATGCAAGGGCGTATGCAGTTGCCAATTCTGGGCGGTCATATGGAATGCCTCTTGCTTGGCCAATGTAACCAACGGTGCCTCCTGGCCCAATGATAATGTAACCCAATGGTATCGCCTCCAATCCATAACTTTTCACGGTATATGCCGCCATCGCTTGGGCATCTATAACATAATATGTGAGCCTTGAATTAAGAAGGGACATAAACCAAATAGCATCTGCATACTTGCTTATTCCCGTGATGTCGTTAGGGAATAGGATTATAGGAATATCTACTTTAGCTTTGATTTTCTTGATTCCAACATCGAGATCATACTTAGAGATTAGAGTCGATCCACCCACCATTAGCGCAAATGTTCCACCTTT includes:
- a CDS encoding geranylgeranylglyceryl/heptaprenylglyceryl phosphate synthase, which gives rise to MGARRKRRLLDSVENQIKEAIIDKGAIHMTLLDPQKIGSKKSVEIASEAKKGGTFALMVGGSTLISKYDLDVGIKKIKAKVDIPIILFPNDITGISKYADAIWFMSLLNSRLTYYVIDAQAMAAYTVKSYGLEAIPLGYIIIGPGGTVGYIGQARGIPYDRPELATAYALASQMLGTRFIYLEAGSGAKAPVPSTMIKVVKNQLDVPLIVGGGIRNASMAKKAVDAGADIIVTGNLVEENRLVRESINEIVSSIEFR